From Ochotona princeps isolate mOchPri1 chromosome X, mOchPri1.hap1, whole genome shotgun sequence, one genomic window encodes:
- the LOC101533260 gene encoding actin-related protein T1-like: protein MSDSGVSDAPALIFDNGSGLCKIGLSGENGPRHIVSSVVGHPKFNIPSSKANPKKYFVGIEAVKQYDSLYMHYPIERGLITGWDDMEKLWNHLFEEQLGMKPSEQPLLLTEPSLNPGETRERTTEIMFEKFSVPGFYLANHAVVALYASACVTGLVVDSGEGVTCTVPIFEGYMLPHAVTKLCVAGRDITEHITRLLLANGCTYPCILNKAVVDDIKEKLCYISMDPEKDRCKKSEELVRKYKLPDGNVIPIGEQLSQVPEVLFSPDQLGICNPGLSKMVSSSIMKCDIDIQKNLFAEIVLSGGNTLFPGLEERLMKELELLASKGTPIRITASPDRCYSSWLGSSIMTSLSTFKQMWISSAEYKEIGTSVVQRKCF, encoded by the coding sequence ATGTCTGATTCAGGTGTGTCAGATGCTCCTGCTCTGATTTTTGACAATGGTTCAGGCCTCTGTAAAATAGGACTGTCTGGAGAAAATGGACCCCGTCATATTGTCAGCTCAGTCGTGGGGCACCCAAAATTCAATATACCTTCGTCAAAAGCCAATCCGAAGAAGTACTTTGTTGGAATTGAAGCTGTGAAGCAGTATGATTCTCTATATATGCACTACCCCATTGAGCGTGGACTGATTACAGGATGGGATGACATGGAGAAACTTTGGAACCATCTTTTTGAGGAGCAGCTTGGAATGAAACCCAGTGAACAACCTTTACTCCTGACTGAGCCCTCCTTGAACCCAGGAGAGACCCGAGAAAGAACCACCGAAATAATGTTTGAGAAATTCAGTGTTCCAGGTTTCTACTTGGCCAACCATGCTGTGGTAGCATTGTATGCCTCCGCCTGTGTCACAGGCCTTGTGGTTGACAGTGGCGAAGGAGTTACTTGCACTGTCCCCATCTTTGAGGGTTACATGCTACCACATGCAGTCACCAAACTCTGCGTGGCAGGAAGAGATATCACAGAACATATAACCCGGCTCCTCCTCGCTAACGGGTGCACCTACCCATGTATTCTCAACAAGGCCGTGGTGGATGACATCAAGGAGAAGCTGTGCTACATCAGCATGGATCCAGAGAAAGACCGTTGCAAGAAGAGTGAGGAGTTGGTGAGAAAATACAAACTGCCAGATGGGAATGTCATCCCCATTGGAGAACAGCTGTCCCAAGTACCTGAGGTTCTCTTTTCACCTGATCAACTGGGCATATGCAACCCGGGACTCTCAAAAATGGTCTCCAGCAGCATCATGAAGTGTGACATTGACATCCAGAAGAACCTTTTTGCAGAGATCGTGCTGAGTGGGGGCAACACTCTCTTCCCTGGACTGGAGGAAAGGCTCATGaaagaactggagctgctggcttcCAAAGGAACCcccatcaggatcactgcttCTCCTGATAGATGTTACTCTTCGTGGCTTGGCTCATCCATTATGACCTCCCTGAGCACTTTCAAGCAGATGTGGATTTCCTCTGCAGAATACAAGGAGATCGGCACCTCTGTGGTTCAGAGGAAATGCTTTTAG